One Bacteriovorax sp. PP10 DNA window includes the following coding sequences:
- a CDS encoding CBS domain-containing protein, translating into MIVKDCMTKSVELVTPDMNVAAAAKKMRDGDFGLLPVQKNDRLVGMLTDRDIAIRCVAEGRDCKSIHVGEIMTDKVLYCFEDQNLNEVIENLGDNQIRRLPVLNRDKRLVGILSLGDLTHSRDLNPSQIKGAMDKICKPNFRK; encoded by the coding sequence ATGATTGTAAAAGACTGTATGACGAAATCAGTAGAATTAGTAACGCCTGACATGAATGTTGCTGCAGCTGCAAAAAAAATGCGCGATGGGGATTTTGGGCTCCTTCCTGTTCAAAAAAATGATCGTTTGGTAGGCATGCTTACAGACAGAGACATCGCCATCAGATGCGTGGCCGAAGGACGTGATTGTAAATCAATCCACGTTGGTGAAATCATGACTGATAAAGTCCTTTATTGTTTTGAAGATCAAAACTTAAATGAAGTCATAGAAAATCTTGGTGATAATCAAATCAGAAGGCTCCCTGTTTTAAACCGTGACAAAAGACTCGTCGGAATTTTATCTCTTGGTGATTTGACTCACTCTCGAGATCTTAATCCGAGTCAGATAAAAGGAGCTATGGATAAAATCTGTAAACCAAACTTTAGAAAGTAA